A part of Citrifermentans bremense genomic DNA contains:
- the miaA gene encoding tRNA (adenosine(37)-N6)-dimethylallyltransferase MiaA: MTADLDLAGRTPDLLVILGATASGKTRLGVQLAGVLNGEIISADSRQVYCGMDLGTGKDLHEYQGIPYHLIDVAQAGEEFNLFRFQRLFLTAFTDVKSRGAFPILVGGSGMYLDCVLRGYRLPEVPQDPALREELASLTMEELAARLVRSNPRLHNSTDLTERARLIRAIEIAEHQGGGSDDWPVLTPLTVGIRWERGELRKRITQRLQERLEQGMVEEVARLHALGVTWEQLEFYGLEYRYLARYLKGELPRNDMFHKLNSAIHDFAKKQENWFRKMQTKGTVINWVEGGGDPLAEALELIRRAGL, translated from the coding sequence TTGACGGCCGATCTCGACCTGGCGGGCCGGACCCCGGACCTGCTCGTCATCCTGGGCGCCACCGCCTCCGGCAAGACCAGGCTCGGGGTGCAGCTGGCAGGGGTGCTGAACGGCGAGATCATCTCCGCCGATTCGCGCCAGGTCTATTGCGGCATGGACCTTGGCACCGGGAAGGACCTGCACGAGTACCAGGGAATCCCCTACCACTTGATCGACGTGGCCCAGGCGGGGGAGGAATTCAACCTCTTCCGGTTCCAGCGGCTCTTCCTCACAGCCTTCACCGACGTCAAAAGCCGCGGCGCCTTCCCCATCCTCGTGGGTGGGAGCGGCATGTACCTCGACTGCGTGCTGCGCGGCTACCGCCTCCCCGAAGTGCCGCAGGACCCGGCATTAAGGGAGGAGCTGGCGTCCCTCACCATGGAAGAGCTCGCCGCGCGGCTGGTCCGCTCCAACCCAAGGCTCCACAACAGCACCGACCTCACCGAACGCGCCCGCCTGATAAGGGCGATAGAGATAGCCGAGCACCAAGGCGGGGGAAGCGACGACTGGCCCGTGCTCACCCCCTTAACCGTGGGGATCAGGTGGGAGCGAGGAGAGTTGAGAAAGCGGATCACGCAAAGGCTCCAAGAGCGGCTGGAGCAAGGGATGGTCGAGGAGGTGGCAAGGCTGCACGCCCTTGGCGTCACCTGGGAACAGCTCGAGTTCTACGGGCTCGAGTACCGCTACCTCGCGCGCTACCTGAAGGGCGAACTCCCCAGAAACGACATGTTCCATAAGCTCAACAGCGCCATACACGACTTTGCCAAGAAGCAGGAGAACTGGTTCAGGAAGATGCAGACAAAGGGGACCGTCATCAACTGGGTCGAAGGTGGCGGCGATCCTTTGGCAGAGGCACTGGAGCTGATCAGGAGGGCGGGACTCTAG
- the cysE gene encoding serine O-acetyltransferase has product MFSRIKSDIQAVFDRDPAARSVLEVIFCYPGLHAIWFHRISHWFWKHELWFLGRFTSHIGRFLTGVEIHPGATIGKGFFIDHGMGVVIGETAEIGDNVTLYHGVTLGGVSWEKVKRHPTLMDNVVIGSGAKILGPFTVGKDSKVGSNSVVVKEVPPNSTVVGIPGRVVMATEKPQERLDLEHGKMPDPEAKAISCLFDQIRELERKYAALAAEHEQLKKKLG; this is encoded by the coding sequence ATGTTTTCAAGGATCAAATCGGACATACAGGCAGTATTTGACAGAGATCCGGCGGCAAGAAGCGTGCTGGAGGTGATCTTCTGTTACCCCGGGCTCCACGCGATCTGGTTCCACAGGATCTCGCACTGGTTCTGGAAGCACGAGCTCTGGTTCCTGGGACGCTTCACCTCCCACATCGGCCGCTTCCTGACCGGCGTCGAGATACACCCGGGCGCGACGATAGGCAAAGGTTTCTTCATCGACCACGGCATGGGGGTGGTGATCGGGGAGACCGCCGAGATAGGGGACAACGTCACCCTGTACCACGGCGTCACCCTGGGGGGGGTCAGCTGGGAGAAGGTGAAGAGGCACCCGACATTGATGGACAACGTGGTGATCGGCTCAGGCGCCAAGATCCTCGGTCCCTTCACCGTCGGGAAAGACAGCAAGGTGGGGTCGAACTCGGTGGTGGTGAAGGAAGTCCCCCCGAACTCCACCGTGGTGGGTATCCCCGGCCGCGTGGTGATGGCCACCGAGAAGCCGCAGGAGCGCCTGGACCTGGAACACGGCAAGATGCCCGACCCGGAGGCCAAAGCCATCTCCTGCCTCTTCGACCAGATCCGCGAGCTGGAAAGGAAATACGCGGCGCTCGCCGCCGAGCACGAGCAGCTCAAGAAGAAGCTGGGGTAA
- the mtaB gene encoding tRNA (N(6)-L-threonylcarbamoyladenosine(37)-C(2))-methylthiotransferase MtaB: MSKTIAITTLGCKINQFESAAMTQALEQNGYSMVPFSEKAEIYVINSCTVTAKTDAESRRLIRRATRMNPQARVVVTGCYAQMNGEELLKLAGVNLILGNSEKKGIVSFLEGLDGEPRAVVSDISLEKTGETAPLESFAEHTRAFLQVQNGCDARCAYCIVPYARGASRSVAVKEALDGMAAFAAQGFQEVVLTGIHLGAYGLDLAPPTDLLGLMEKAQEQGLVRRLRIGSVEPTEVSRPMIDFMARSPMVCPHLHLPLQSGSDSVLARMNRGYDTALFRQVVQSLVSALPEVCIGSDVIAGFPGESEEEFEATYRFIESLPLAYLHVFPFSQRPGTPAATMTPQLNPRVIKERAEALRALSEQKKTDYAAGFVGSELKVLVQKGEKGLSRNYLTVLLEESQGLVNREVTVRVTGAKGGELLGRVFKES; the protein is encoded by the coding sequence ATGAGTAAGACAATCGCCATCACCACCCTCGGCTGCAAGATCAACCAGTTCGAATCGGCCGCCATGACCCAGGCGCTGGAGCAAAACGGCTACAGCATGGTCCCCTTCTCTGAGAAGGCGGAAATCTACGTCATCAACAGCTGCACCGTGACGGCGAAGACCGATGCCGAATCGCGCCGGCTGATCAGGCGGGCCACCCGAATGAACCCGCAGGCGCGCGTGGTCGTCACCGGCTGCTACGCGCAGATGAACGGCGAGGAACTGCTGAAGCTGGCCGGGGTGAACCTGATCCTCGGCAACAGCGAGAAGAAGGGGATCGTCTCCTTCCTCGAAGGGCTCGACGGGGAACCGCGGGCCGTGGTGAGCGACATCTCGCTTGAAAAGACCGGGGAGACCGCCCCCCTGGAAAGCTTCGCCGAGCACACGCGAGCCTTTTTGCAGGTTCAAAACGGCTGCGACGCACGCTGTGCCTACTGCATCGTCCCTTACGCCAGGGGGGCCAGCAGGAGCGTCGCCGTCAAGGAAGCACTCGACGGCATGGCCGCCTTCGCCGCCCAGGGTTTCCAGGAGGTGGTCCTGACCGGCATCCACCTGGGGGCCTACGGCCTCGACCTCGCCCCGCCGACGGACTTATTGGGGCTGATGGAAAAGGCGCAAGAACAGGGGCTGGTGCGGCGCTTGCGCATCGGCTCGGTTGAGCCGACCGAGGTATCGCGGCCAATGATCGACTTCATGGCCCGCTCCCCCATGGTCTGCCCGCACCTGCACCTGCCGCTGCAAAGCGGCTCGGACAGCGTCCTCGCCCGCATGAACCGCGGCTACGACACCGCCCTCTTCCGGCAGGTGGTGCAGTCGCTCGTGTCGGCGCTGCCTGAGGTCTGCATCGGCTCCGACGTGATCGCCGGGTTCCCCGGAGAGAGCGAGGAGGAGTTCGAGGCGACCTACCGCTTCATCGAATCGCTGCCGCTTGCCTACCTGCATGTCTTCCCCTTCTCGCAGCGCCCGGGGACCCCGGCTGCGACCATGACCCCGCAGCTAAACCCCAGGGTGATCAAGGAGCGTGCCGAGGCGCTCAGGGCACTGTCGGAGCAAAAGAAAACTGACTACGCCGCGGGGTTTGTCGGTAGCGAGCTGAAGGTGCTGGTGCAAAAAGGGGAGAAGGGGCTTTCCAGGAACTACCTGACGGTGCTGCTCGAAGAAAGCCAGGGGCTGGTGAACCGCGAGGTGACGGTACGGGTGACCGGCGCCAAGGGGGGCGAGCTTTTGGGGCGGGTGTTCAAGGAAAGCTAG
- a CDS encoding hybrid sensor histidine kinase/response regulator: protein MKVLVVDDSRNDRKIIRYNFEWHGCQVVEASNGKKGLELAAAERPDLIISDCLMPVMDGFQFLHEIKEFQDLRSIPFIFYSAVYTGSREAEMATSLGARAFLVKPMRPEELWDEVGRLLAAEPAEPAEEQKPWREEEFLRNYSQLVAGKLEEMVRELSETNESLLRLNGELERRVVERTSQLEAANRELDMFSYSISHDLRAPLRHLEGFSQALIEEYAAKLNHTGKEYLERLRKSALRLTDMIDALLELSRHSRGKLVKESMDLSSLAGEVAAQLARSQPERKVSFEVAEGMMVRGDARLLKVVLEQLIGNAWKFTEPRGDEALVEVFATELDGRPACAVRDNGVGFEMGYADKLFSPFQRLHAQNEFPGRGIGLAIARRIITRHGGKIEAKAELGKGATFTFAV from the coding sequence ATGAAGGTGCTAGTCGTCGACGATTCCCGCAACGATCGCAAGATCATCCGCTACAACTTCGAATGGCACGGCTGCCAGGTCGTGGAGGCCTCCAACGGCAAAAAAGGGCTGGAACTGGCTGCGGCGGAGAGGCCGGACCTGATCATCTCAGACTGCCTCATGCCTGTCATGGACGGGTTTCAATTCCTTCACGAGATCAAGGAGTTCCAGGATCTCAGGTCCATCCCCTTCATCTTCTATTCCGCCGTCTACACCGGGAGCCGCGAGGCGGAAATGGCGACTTCGCTCGGGGCCCGCGCCTTCCTGGTAAAGCCCATGCGTCCCGAGGAGCTTTGGGATGAGGTGGGAAGGCTCCTGGCGGCGGAGCCAGCCGAACCTGCCGAGGAGCAAAAGCCGTGGCGGGAGGAGGAATTCCTCAGGAACTACAGCCAGCTCGTGGCAGGGAAGCTTGAGGAGATGGTCCGTGAGCTTTCCGAAACCAACGAAAGCCTGCTCAGGCTGAACGGAGAACTTGAGCGCAGGGTGGTGGAACGTACTTCGCAACTGGAGGCCGCCAACCGGGAGCTCGACATGTTCAGCTACTCGATATCCCACGATTTGCGCGCCCCCTTGCGGCACTTGGAGGGGTTCAGCCAGGCGCTGATCGAGGAGTACGCCGCGAAGCTGAACCATACCGGGAAGGAGTACCTGGAGCGGCTCAGGAAGTCGGCCCTGCGTCTCACGGACATGATCGACGCGCTTTTGGAGCTGTCGCGTCACAGCAGGGGAAAGCTGGTCAAGGAGAGCATGGACCTGAGCTCACTGGCTGGAGAGGTTGCGGCACAGCTGGCACGGTCCCAGCCGGAGCGAAAGGTTTCCTTCGAGGTGGCGGAGGGGATGATGGTGCGCGGGGACGCGCGGTTATTGAAGGTGGTGCTGGAGCAGCTTATCGGCAACGCCTGGAAGTTCACCGAACCCCGCGGCGACGAGGCGCTGGTCGAGGTATTCGCCACCGAGCTCGACGGCCGTCCCGCCTGCGCGGTCAGGGACAACGGGGTCGGCTTCGAGATGGGTTATGCGGACAAGCTCTTCTCCCCCTTCCAGAGGCTGCACGCCCAGAACGAATTTCCGGGCCGGGGGATCGGCCTTGCCATAGCCAGGAGGATAATCACCCGTCACGGAGGGAAGATCGAGGCCAAGGCCGAACTGGGGAAGGGGGCTACCTTCACCTTCGCCGTCTAG
- a CDS encoding DUF6178 family protein: MASVENRKLVAARLSQSDFQALPLEKKREYLKTVPAREKMDLIIADPNAKRVAATLEPQEFFWMVKEVGEADALELLQAASAEQCVFILDMETWDGWTFSEEQVHHWLEKFMEGGEPRVHELLQQLDFELLQLFLSREIEVGGGVGDQSNDQERLSEYDHTFDGVFMINFKNQKHSQLVGDFLSMLIKLDNPLYTALMEGAKGDVDLELEEQCQRFRTGRLQDLGFPPLDEALSVYARVNPDQFQLEGGKELSPAGEGGQLVPVGADEGTFFSRALALAATPTLFQELNYLVNSALVAEGKAFQEPEAMLEVLHRVSGYLNIALERLAPGDEQKAAGILASEQLKRLFQLGYSLVLQLKFRAQELETADYATGKLLGGLKAKRPRFYRGLDPDGVDGYREFRDLSDLERTADMLNQLKP; the protein is encoded by the coding sequence TTGGCAAGTGTTGAAAACAGAAAATTGGTTGCAGCAAGGCTTTCGCAGTCGGATTTCCAGGCGCTTCCGCTCGAGAAGAAGCGCGAGTACCTGAAGACGGTGCCGGCGCGGGAGAAGATGGACCTGATCATCGCCGACCCGAACGCCAAGAGGGTGGCCGCCACCCTTGAGCCCCAGGAATTTTTCTGGATGGTAAAGGAGGTGGGCGAGGCTGACGCGCTGGAACTTTTGCAGGCGGCTTCCGCGGAGCAGTGCGTCTTCATCCTCGACATGGAGACGTGGGACGGGTGGACTTTTTCCGAGGAGCAGGTGCACCACTGGCTGGAGAAGTTCATGGAAGGGGGAGAGCCGCGCGTTCACGAGCTGTTGCAGCAGCTGGACTTCGAACTGCTGCAGCTTTTCCTGAGCCGCGAGATCGAGGTCGGCGGGGGGGTCGGCGACCAGTCCAACGACCAGGAGCGCCTCTCCGAGTACGATCACACCTTCGACGGCGTCTTCATGATCAACTTCAAGAACCAAAAGCACAGCCAGCTGGTCGGTGACTTCCTCTCCATGCTGATCAAGCTGGACAACCCCCTTTACACCGCCCTGATGGAAGGGGCCAAGGGGGACGTCGACCTGGAGCTGGAGGAGCAGTGTCAGAGGTTCCGCACCGGAAGGCTCCAGGACCTGGGCTTCCCTCCGCTGGACGAGGCGCTCTCCGTCTATGCGCGGGTGAACCCGGACCAGTTCCAACTGGAAGGTGGTAAGGAATTGAGCCCGGCAGGTGAGGGGGGACAACTGGTGCCGGTTGGCGCCGACGAGGGGACCTTCTTTTCCCGCGCGCTCGCCCTGGCCGCCACGCCTACCCTGTTCCAGGAACTGAACTACCTGGTCAACAGCGCGCTAGTCGCGGAAGGAAAGGCGTTCCAAGAGCCCGAAGCGATGCTGGAGGTATTGCACAGGGTAAGCGGCTACCTGAACATTGCGCTGGAGAGGCTGGCGCCTGGAGACGAGCAGAAGGCCGCCGGGATACTGGCAAGCGAGCAGTTGAAGAGGCTTTTCCAACTGGGCTACAGCCTGGTGCTGCAGTTGAAGTTCAGGGCGCAGGAGCTAGAGACGGCAGACTACGCTACCGGAAAGCTCCTCGGGGGGCTCAAGGCCAAGCGCCCCCGGTTCTATCGCGGATTGGACCCGGACGGGGTCGACGGTTACCGCGAGTTCAGGGATCTTTCCGACCTTGAGCGCACAGCCGACATGCTGAACCAGCTGAAGCCGTAA
- a CDS encoding YcgN family cysteine cluster protein, with product MSGGKLSREQWEGLCEQCGLCCFEKIEDEDGRILFTSTPCRYLDIDTRRCKIYQKRFKIFPECVELTPELVKDLKWLHRSCGYKKAMKKGII from the coding sequence ATGTCAGGAGGCAAGCTTAGTAGGGAACAATGGGAGGGGCTTTGCGAGCAATGCGGCCTCTGCTGTTTTGAAAAGATCGAGGACGAGGATGGCAGGATCCTGTTCACCTCGACCCCCTGTCGCTACCTCGATATCGACACCAGGCGCTGCAAGATCTACCAGAAGCGTTTCAAGATCTTCCCGGAGTGCGTGGAGCTCACCCCCGAGCTGGTGAAAGATCTGAAATGGCTGCACAGAAGCTGCGGCTATAAGAAGGCGATGAAAAAGGGGATCATCTAG
- a CDS encoding ExeA family protein, with amino-acid sequence MYCEFYGFRESPFTITPNPRFLFLSDHHREALAHLLYAVESRVGFVELTGEVGTGKTTVLRTFLNRLDGRGHRTALIFNPCLSSLELLKSVNREFGLSCDSDSRVDLLQVLNEFLLEQKAAGHSVVLVMDEAQNLSPEVLEQIRLISNLETETDKLIQIVLSGQPELLAVLAREELRQLNQRITVRYHLLPMDFDSTRRYIDHRMELAGCHRAAEFSNAALKRIFRFSGGVPRLVNVVCDRALLIGFTHESRIVSGSMAAQAVSEVAGRTPYGIAARVLTRVFGRMPGWFN; translated from the coding sequence ATGTACTGCGAATTCTACGGCTTCCGGGAAAGCCCCTTCACTATCACCCCCAATCCCAGGTTCCTTTTCCTAAGCGACCACCACAGGGAGGCGCTTGCGCATCTCTTGTACGCGGTGGAAAGCCGGGTTGGGTTCGTGGAATTGACCGGCGAGGTCGGCACCGGCAAGACGACGGTGCTGCGGACCTTTTTGAACCGTCTGGACGGCAGGGGACACCGCACGGCGCTCATCTTCAACCCCTGCCTTTCCTCGCTGGAACTCCTCAAAAGCGTAAACCGCGAGTTCGGGCTTTCCTGCGACAGCGACAGCCGCGTCGACCTGCTGCAGGTATTGAACGAATTTCTCCTGGAGCAAAAGGCCGCCGGGCACAGCGTGGTGCTGGTCATGGATGAGGCTCAGAACCTCTCCCCGGAGGTGCTGGAACAGATCCGCCTCATCTCCAACCTGGAAACCGAGACGGACAAGCTGATCCAGATCGTCCTTTCCGGACAGCCCGAGCTGCTGGCGGTGCTGGCGCGCGAGGAACTGAGGCAGTTGAACCAGCGCATCACGGTACGCTACCACCTGCTCCCGATGGATTTCGACAGTACCCGCCGCTACATAGATCACCGCATGGAACTTGCCGGGTGCCACCGCGCCGCCGAGTTTTCCAACGCTGCCCTGAAAAGGATCTTCCGTTTCTCCGGCGGCGTCCCGAGGCTCGTGAACGTCGTCTGCGACCGGGCCCTTCTCATCGGCTTCACCCACGAAAGCCGCATCGTATCGGGCAGCATGGCGGCGCAGGCTGTTTCAGAGGTGGCCGGGCGCACTCCCTACGGCATAGCAGCCAGGGTTTTAACGCGCGTTTTCGGGCGTATGCCGGGCTGGTTCAACTAA